In one Microbacterium invictum genomic region, the following are encoded:
- a CDS encoding Rne/Rng family ribonuclease, with protein MADENEQQIEASADAPANATPDAADGETQALIESIAVYEEGAPAPETDASDPAGEGGESAETVAAGQTASAAETDSAAETDSAVETDSAEDGEAGDASAATDADQSPQGPPTAVSLGLLPEVFVSSVSTTLHFYAPDLPPLPALPSRPARPEQSAPTTTSSKRRRRRGGSDGRDDDGDQGRERDEHPRQRAVELVTEPQRIKGSTRLEAKKQRRRDGREAGRRRAVVTEAEFLARRESVDRVMIVRSKFGRIQIAVLEDDVLVEHYVARHQDASLIGNVYLGRVQNVLPSMEAAFVDIGRGRNAVLYSGEVDWDAVETGNQPRRIELALKSGDKVLVQVTKDPVGHKGARLTSQISLPGRYLVYVPGGAMNGISRKLPDTERARLKRILKEVLPESSGVIVRTAAEGATEDQLTHDVQRLTSQWEHISRQVESIPAPALLHAEPDLLVKIVRDVFNEDFSKMLIQGDDAFQTITSYLQSVAPDLLERVTRYESDADPFDEFRITEQIEKALDRKVWLPSGGSLVIDRTEAMTVIDVNTGKFVGSGGNLEETVTKNNLEAAEEIVRQLRLRDIGGIIVVDFIDMVLESNRDLVLRRMVECLSRDRTKHQVAEVTSLGLVQMTRKKLGLGLLETFSEPCEVCAGRGVIVHHDPVSKHRAPAGGSGGRRPRNGSSANGGSQGTHVITEGVKSALAQIAASTIQPQAEEERPEIPAAVVEAVAEAIVEDSVDRAGERERAKKPRKKRPESGKGPKSEAELLLDSVLDALPEPKAPGQGRARRRVTTAALTGTPVRHAPVDPPQ; from the coding sequence ATGGCCGATGAGAACGAACAGCAGATCGAAGCCTCCGCAGACGCTCCGGCCAACGCGACCCCCGATGCAGCCGACGGTGAGACGCAGGCTCTGATCGAGTCGATCGCGGTCTACGAGGAGGGCGCTCCCGCGCCGGAGACCGACGCATCCGACCCGGCAGGGGAAGGCGGGGAGTCTGCGGAGACGGTCGCGGCCGGGCAGACGGCAAGCGCCGCAGAGACGGACAGCGCTGCGGAGACGGACAGCGCCGTAGAGACGGACAGCGCCGAAGACGGGGAAGCGGGCGACGCGTCGGCTGCGACGGATGCGGACCAGTCGCCGCAGGGTCCGCCCACCGCGGTGAGTCTCGGCCTGCTCCCCGAGGTGTTCGTGTCGTCGGTCTCGACCACCCTGCACTTCTACGCCCCGGATCTGCCGCCGCTGCCGGCTCTCCCGTCGCGCCCCGCCCGGCCCGAGCAGAGCGCACCGACCACGACGTCGTCGAAGCGTCGGCGGCGCCGAGGTGGGTCCGACGGCCGAGACGACGACGGAGACCAGGGCCGGGAACGGGACGAGCACCCGCGTCAGCGTGCGGTCGAACTCGTCACCGAACCCCAGCGCATCAAGGGATCGACGCGGCTGGAGGCCAAGAAGCAGCGCCGCCGCGATGGCCGGGAGGCCGGGCGACGACGGGCGGTGGTGACCGAGGCCGAGTTCCTCGCACGCCGAGAGTCCGTCGACCGGGTCATGATCGTGCGGTCGAAGTTCGGCCGGATCCAGATCGCGGTCCTCGAGGACGATGTCCTCGTCGAGCACTACGTGGCCCGCCACCAGGACGCGTCTCTGATCGGCAACGTCTACCTGGGGCGCGTGCAGAACGTGCTCCCCAGCATGGAGGCCGCCTTCGTCGACATCGGGCGCGGGCGCAACGCCGTGCTCTACTCCGGCGAGGTCGATTGGGACGCCGTTGAGACCGGCAACCAGCCGCGTCGGATCGAGCTGGCGCTGAAGTCGGGCGACAAGGTTCTCGTCCAGGTCACGAAGGATCCGGTCGGGCACAAGGGCGCGCGTCTGACCAGCCAGATCAGCCTTCCCGGACGCTACCTCGTGTACGTGCCCGGCGGCGCGATGAACGGGATCTCACGGAAGCTCCCCGACACCGAGCGCGCCCGGCTCAAGCGGATCCTGAAGGAGGTGCTGCCGGAGTCGTCGGGAGTGATCGTCCGGACGGCTGCCGAGGGCGCCACCGAAGACCAGCTGACGCACGATGTGCAGCGCCTCACCAGTCAGTGGGAGCACATCAGCCGCCAGGTCGAGTCGATTCCGGCCCCGGCACTGCTGCACGCCGAGCCCGACCTGCTCGTGAAGATCGTCCGAGACGTCTTCAACGAGGACTTCTCGAAGATGCTGATCCAGGGGGACGACGCGTTCCAGACGATCACGTCGTACCTGCAGAGCGTCGCGCCCGATCTGTTGGAGCGCGTCACTCGCTATGAGAGCGACGCCGACCCGTTCGACGAGTTCCGCATCACCGAGCAGATCGAGAAGGCGCTCGACCGCAAGGTGTGGCTCCCGTCCGGCGGCTCGCTCGTGATCGACCGCACCGAGGCGATGACGGTCATCGACGTCAACACGGGCAAGTTCGTCGGCTCGGGCGGCAACCTCGAGGAGACCGTCACGAAGAACAACCTCGAGGCAGCCGAGGAGATCGTCCGTCAGCTGCGTCTGCGCGACATCGGCGGGATCATCGTCGTCGACTTCATCGACATGGTCCTCGAATCCAACCGCGACCTCGTGCTGCGACGGATGGTCGAGTGTCTCAGTCGCGATCGCACCAAGCATCAGGTCGCCGAGGTCACCTCGCTCGGCCTCGTCCAGATGACGCGCAAGAAGCTCGGACTCGGGCTGCTCGAGACCTTCAGCGAGCCGTGCGAGGTCTGCGCGGGCCGCGGTGTCATCGTCCACCACGATCCGGTCTCCAAGCACCGAGCGCCCGCAGGCGGCTCGGGCGGCCGCCGGCCGCGCAACGGCTCATCGGCCAACGGCGGTTCGCAGGGTACCCACGTGATCACCGAGGGCGTCAAGTCGGCTCTCGCACAGATCGCCGCGTCCACCATCCAGCCGCAGGCCGAGGAGGAGCGTCCCGAGATCCCGGCGGCGGTGGTCGAAGCGGTCGCCGAGGCCATCGTCGAGGACAGCGTGGATCGGGCGGGGGAGCGGGAGCGGGCCAAGAAGCCCCGGAAGAAGCGCCCGGAATCGGGCAAGGGTCCGAAGTCCGAGGCGGAGCTGCTGCTCGACTCGGTTCTGGATGCTCTTCCCGAGCCCAAGGCGCCGGGCCAGGGTCGCGCGCGTCGGCGGGTCACCACCGCCGCGCTGACCGGGACCCCCGTCCGGCACGCCCCGGTCGATCCGCCTCAGTGA
- the rplU gene encoding 50S ribosomal protein L21, giving the protein MVYAVVRAGGRQEKVEVGTIVVLDRQKANVGDKLELPAVLLVDGDAVTTDADKLAKVTVTAEVLGEERGPKIVIQKFKNKTGYKKRQGHRQDLTRVKITGIK; this is encoded by the coding sequence GTGGTTTACGCAGTTGTGCGCGCCGGCGGCCGGCAGGAGAAGGTGGAGGTCGGCACCATCGTCGTCCTCGACCGCCAGAAGGCGAACGTGGGCGACAAGCTCGAGCTCCCCGCGGTCCTGCTCGTCGACGGCGACGCCGTCACGACCGATGCCGACAAGCTCGCGAAGGTCACCGTGACCGCCGAGGTCCTCGGCGAGGAGCGCGGCCCGAAGATCGTGATCCAGAAGTTCAAGAACAAGACCGGTTACAAGAAGCGCCAGGGTCACCGTCAGGACCTGACCCGCGTCAAGATCACCGGCATCAAGTAA
- a CDS encoding vitamin K epoxide reductase family protein, with protein MFAASPRTQPRALAIWLLVAGVVGWWAAFSLTMERFHLLENPGSTASCDFSPLVQCGKNLESAQGAVFGFPNPILGLAGWIAPIVVGAAILSGARFGRWFWLLFELGMTLAFVFVVWLIAQSIFVLGTLCPWCMVTWVVAIPSFYAVTLHVIRTGMLPAPRALRRSADRLMGWVPLLAVVSYAVVAILAQIRLDVLGSVF; from the coding sequence ATGTTCGCTGCGTCTCCGCGCACCCAGCCCCGTGCCCTGGCGATCTGGCTCCTCGTCGCCGGTGTCGTCGGCTGGTGGGCGGCCTTCTCCCTCACGATGGAGCGATTCCATCTGCTGGAGAATCCCGGATCGACCGCATCCTGCGATTTCAGCCCGCTCGTGCAGTGCGGCAAGAACCTCGAATCCGCCCAGGGGGCGGTGTTCGGGTTCCCCAACCCCATCCTGGGGCTCGCGGGATGGATCGCACCGATCGTGGTGGGGGCGGCCATCCTCTCCGGTGCGCGCTTCGGCCGATGGTTCTGGCTTCTGTTCGAGCTGGGGATGACGCTGGCCTTCGTCTTCGTGGTCTGGCTCATCGCCCAGAGCATCTTCGTGCTCGGCACCCTCTGCCCCTGGTGCATGGTGACGTGGGTCGTGGCGATCCCGTCGTTCTACGCCGTGACCCTCCACGTGATCCGCACCGGAATGCTGCCGGCTCCGCGGGCGCTCCGCCGCTCGGCGGATCGGCTCATGGGCTGGGTTCCGCTCCTGGCAGTGGTCAGCTACGCGGTCGTGGCGATCCTCGCCCAGATCCGGCTGGACGTCCTCGGCTCGGTCTTCTGA
- a CDS encoding DUF4031 domain-containing protein, translating into MAILIDEPRWPAHGRLWSHLISDSDLDELHAFAAAAGIPRRGFDVDHYDVPEDAYDRLVRAGARPVDGHALVRALLASGLRVTARERRERRSH; encoded by the coding sequence ATGGCGATCCTGATCGACGAGCCCCGCTGGCCCGCTCACGGGCGGCTGTGGTCGCATCTGATCAGCGACAGCGACCTCGACGAACTGCATGCCTTCGCCGCAGCGGCCGGAATCCCGCGTCGGGGGTTCGACGTGGATCACTACGACGTGCCCGAAGACGCCTACGACCGGCTGGTGCGGGCAGGTGCCCGCCCGGTCGACGGCCACGCGCTCGTGCGCGCACTGCTGGCCTCGGGGTTGCGCGTCACCGCGCGAGAGCGGCGGGAGCGCCGCTCTCACTGA
- a CDS encoding epimerase yields the protein MPRAVVAGASGFIGAAVCEALSEDGYDVVRIGRRDAVSWDDPDRIAAAVDGAEVVVNLAGKSVNCRYTDANRDEILRSRIQTTAALRLAISAAGHPPRLWLNASTATIYAHTMDRPHTEADGRIGEGFSVDVARSWEREFFAGDLPRTRRVAMRMAIVLGDGPATRLLLTLARVGFGGPQHDGPWFPHRRYRGIGDDPSGPDVGPPVHRTRGRQKFSWIHLDDVIGAIRFLIARDDLHGPVNLSSPRPSDNAELMRTLRRAVHVPLGIPSWRWMLEPAMWLLRTEPELVLKSRWVLPGVLVDAGYEFSHVDLVDAVDAVVAERAASGQAPRAAS from the coding sequence ATGCCCCGGGCCGTCGTGGCCGGCGCGAGCGGGTTCATCGGTGCCGCAGTGTGCGAGGCTCTGTCCGAGGATGGCTACGACGTGGTCCGCATCGGTCGGCGGGACGCCGTCTCCTGGGACGACCCGGACCGCATCGCCGCGGCCGTCGACGGGGCCGAGGTCGTCGTGAACCTCGCAGGGAAGAGCGTCAACTGCCGCTACACCGACGCCAACCGCGACGAGATCCTCCGTTCCCGCATCCAGACCACCGCTGCTCTCCGCCTCGCGATCTCCGCGGCGGGACACCCGCCGCGACTGTGGCTCAACGCATCCACCGCCACGATCTACGCCCACACGATGGACAGGCCCCACACCGAGGCCGATGGCAGGATCGGCGAAGGGTTCTCGGTCGATGTCGCCCGCAGCTGGGAGCGGGAGTTCTTCGCGGGGGACCTTCCCCGAACCCGCCGTGTCGCGATGCGCATGGCCATCGTGCTCGGCGACGGTCCCGCGACGCGTCTGCTTCTCACGCTCGCCCGCGTGGGCTTCGGCGGTCCGCAGCACGATGGTCCGTGGTTTCCCCACCGACGCTACCGAGGGATCGGTGACGACCCGTCCGGACCCGACGTCGGGCCGCCCGTTCATCGGACGCGAGGGCGGCAGAAGTTCAGCTGGATCCACCTCGACGACGTCATCGGCGCGATCCGGTTCCTCATCGCGCGCGACGACCTCCACGGTCCGGTGAATCTGTCCAGTCCCCGGCCGAGCGACAATGCCGAACTCATGCGCACACTCCGCCGCGCCGTCCACGTGCCGCTCGGGATTCCGTCCTGGCGGTGGATGCTAGAGCCGGCCATGTGGCTGCTGCGCACCGAACCGGAACTCGTCCTGAAGAGCCGGTGGGTGCTTCCCGGCGTCCTCGTGGACGCGGGCTACGAGTTCTCGCACGTCGATCTCGTCGACGCCGTGGATGCCGTCGTCGCCGAACGCGCCGCGTCGGGTCAGGCGCCCCGCGCGGCGTCGTGA
- a CDS encoding glutamate-5-semialdehyde dehydrogenase, translated as MRRAKDAARSIGLLSDAQKREALQAIASAIAGAADEIIAANADDLRRGRDAGLSEALQDRLSLDESRVAALAAAVREISVLPDPVGRVLDRRTLPNGVALTKVSVPFGVVGAIYEARPNVTVDITALALRSGNAVVLRGGSAAASSNAAIVSVMQQALASVGVDPGAIQTVDPFGRDGARALMTARGLVDVLVPRGSADLIRTVVAESTVPVIETGAGVVHIVLDETAPLEWARDIVVNAKVQRPSVCNAVETVLIHRAAADRLVPAVVEALVSNGVTVHGDETILELAGQGVPATEEDWEAEYLSLDVAMRVVDDLDAALDHIRRYSTQHTESIITMNEANAARFTAEVDSAVVMVNASTRFTDGGEFGFGAEVGISTQKLHARGPMGLAELTSAKWIARGAGQVRG; from the coding sequence ATGCGCAGGGCCAAGGATGCCGCGCGCTCGATCGGTCTTCTCAGCGATGCGCAGAAGCGGGAGGCGCTCCAGGCCATCGCCTCCGCGATCGCCGGAGCCGCCGACGAGATCATCGCGGCCAACGCCGACGACCTCCGTCGCGGTCGCGACGCCGGCCTCTCCGAGGCGCTGCAGGACCGACTGTCGCTGGACGAGTCCCGCGTGGCGGCGTTGGCGGCGGCGGTCCGCGAGATCAGCGTCCTTCCCGACCCCGTCGGACGCGTCCTCGACCGCCGCACTCTGCCGAACGGCGTGGCCCTGACGAAGGTCTCGGTGCCGTTCGGGGTCGTCGGCGCCATCTACGAAGCCCGTCCCAACGTGACCGTCGACATCACCGCGCTCGCTCTGCGTTCGGGGAACGCCGTGGTGCTGCGCGGCGGGAGCGCGGCGGCGTCGAGCAACGCGGCGATCGTGTCGGTCATGCAGCAGGCCCTCGCATCCGTCGGTGTGGACCCTGGGGCGATCCAGACCGTCGATCCCTTCGGCCGTGACGGTGCTCGCGCGCTGATGACCGCGCGAGGGCTCGTCGATGTGCTCGTGCCGCGGGGGAGCGCGGACCTCATCCGCACCGTCGTCGCCGAATCCACCGTTCCCGTGATCGAGACGGGAGCGGGGGTCGTGCACATCGTCCTCGACGAGACCGCTCCCCTCGAGTGGGCGCGGGACATCGTGGTCAACGCCAAGGTGCAGCGTCCGAGTGTGTGCAACGCGGTGGAGACGGTGCTGATCCACCGAGCGGCGGCCGATCGGCTGGTGCCCGCCGTCGTGGAAGCGCTCGTCTCGAACGGCGTCACCGTCCACGGCGATGAGACCATCCTGGAGCTCGCGGGACAGGGCGTTCCGGCGACCGAGGAGGACTGGGAGGCGGAGTATCTGAGTCTGGATGTCGCAATGCGCGTCGTGGACGATCTGGATGCCGCGTTGGATCATATCCGGCGATACTCGACCCAGCACACCGAATCGATCATCACGATGAACGAGGCCAACGCCGCGCGATTCACCGCCGAGGTCGACTCGGCGGTCGTGATGGTCAACGCCTCCACGCGCTTCACCGACGGCGGCGAGTTCGGTTTCGGCGCGGAAGTCGGCATCTCGACCCAGAAGCTGCACGCCCGCGGTCCGATGGGCCTGGCAGAGCTCACCAGCGCAAAGTGGATCGCGCGGGGTGCCGGGCAGGTGCGCGGCTGA
- the rpmA gene encoding 50S ribosomal protein L27 — translation MAHKKGASSTRNGRDSNAQRLGVKRFGGQKVLAGEIIVRQRGTHFHPGANVGRGGDDTLFALSAGAVEFGTKGGRKVVNIVAAE, via the coding sequence ATGGCACACAAAAAGGGCGCAAGCTCCACCCGCAACGGTCGTGACTCCAACGCACAGCGCCTGGGCGTGAAGCGCTTCGGCGGCCAGAAGGTCCTCGCCGGCGAGATCATCGTGCGTCAGCGCGGCACCCACTTCCACCCCGGCGCGAACGTCGGGCGCGGCGGCGACGACACTCTCTTCGCACTGTCCGCCGGCGCCGTGGAATTCGGCACCAAGGGCGGCCGCAAGGTCGTCAACATCGTCGCGGCCGAGTAA
- a CDS encoding DUF4233 domain-containing protein, with protein sequence MARGVAVVTAAAADRPRRPRRQRGAEESLGSIVLGFESLIAFLGGLVVYGLRALPEPIPAWWGIVAGTVVALLMIVTAGLLRHRWAVVVGWMLQVVVALGAILVPALLFVALIFGGMWGYATIKGASLDARNARRAAELGNGTETD encoded by the coding sequence ATGGCGCGAGGGGTGGCGGTCGTGACCGCGGCGGCCGCAGATCGACCACGTCGTCCCCGGCGGCAACGGGGCGCGGAGGAGTCGCTCGGGTCGATCGTGCTCGGGTTCGAGTCGCTCATCGCCTTCCTCGGCGGGCTGGTCGTCTATGGGCTCCGCGCCCTTCCCGAGCCGATCCCGGCGTGGTGGGGGATCGTCGCAGGAACCGTCGTCGCGCTCCTGATGATCGTCACCGCGGGGCTCCTGCGCCACCGCTGGGCGGTCGTCGTCGGATGGATGCTGCAGGTCGTCGTCGCGCTCGGGGCCATCCTCGTTCCGGCGCTGCTATTCGTCGCCCTCATTTTCGGTGGGATGTGGGGGTATGCCACCATCAAGGGTGCCTCCCTCGATGCACGCAACGCGCGCCGGGCGGCGGAGCTCGGGAACGGAACGGAGACTGACTGA
- the ndk gene encoding nucleoside-diphosphate kinase yields MATQETLVLVKPDGVARGLTGAILARIEAKGYALVDIRLVEPDRERLEAHYAEHAGKPFYEPLLEFMMSGPSVAIRVAGNRVIEGFRSLAGATDPTTAAPGTIRGDYGRDWGLKVQQNLVHGSDSPESAARELAIWF; encoded by the coding sequence ATGGCCACGCAAGAGACCCTCGTCCTGGTGAAACCCGATGGCGTCGCCCGGGGACTGACGGGCGCGATCCTCGCCCGCATCGAGGCGAAGGGCTACGCCCTGGTCGACATCCGCCTGGTCGAGCCCGACCGTGAGCGTCTCGAGGCGCACTACGCGGAGCACGCGGGCAAGCCGTTCTACGAACCGCTTCTGGAGTTCATGATGTCGGGGCCGTCGGTGGCCATCCGTGTCGCCGGGAACCGTGTCATCGAGGGATTCCGTTCCCTCGCGGGTGCCACCGATCCGACCACGGCGGCACCCGGGACCATCCGCGGCGACTATGGGCGGGACTGGGGCCTGAAGGTGCAGCAGAACCTCGTGCACGGTTCGGACAGTCCCGAGTCGGCCGCGCGGGAGCTGGCGATCTGGTTCTGA
- the proB gene encoding glutamate 5-kinase: MTLIDRAGIPGARRVVVKVGSSSISGDNAAKIQPLVEALAGAHAAGTEVVLVSSGAIATGMPFLALDERPSDLATQQAAAAVGQNVLIYRYQEALRPFRIVAGQVLLTAGDLENPTHRSNARRAMERLLGLRILPIVNENDTVATHEIRFGDNDRLAALVAQLVGADALILLSDIACLYTRPPDEPGARPIVDVGTGDDLSGYEFGSVVVNSVGTGGAATKASAAKLAAASGIATLVTSADLVQAALAGDQVGTFFVPQPVRTPVPTGAIRTTA, from the coding sequence GTGACGCTGATCGATCGCGCCGGCATTCCGGGCGCGCGCCGCGTCGTGGTGAAGGTCGGGTCATCCTCGATCAGCGGCGACAACGCCGCGAAGATCCAGCCCCTGGTCGAGGCCCTGGCCGGTGCACATGCCGCCGGCACCGAAGTGGTGCTGGTGTCCTCCGGCGCGATCGCCACGGGCATGCCGTTCCTCGCTCTCGACGAACGGCCGAGCGATCTCGCCACCCAGCAGGCCGCCGCCGCCGTGGGGCAGAACGTCCTGATCTACCGCTATCAGGAGGCGCTGCGGCCCTTCCGCATCGTGGCCGGTCAGGTGCTGCTCACCGCGGGTGACCTCGAGAATCCCACCCACCGATCCAATGCCCGACGCGCCATGGAGCGCCTGCTGGGGCTGCGGATCCTCCCGATCGTGAATGAGAACGACACCGTCGCCACGCACGAGATCCGCTTCGGCGACAACGACCGCCTCGCCGCCCTCGTCGCGCAGCTGGTCGGCGCGGATGCGCTGATCCTGCTGAGCGACATCGCCTGCCTCTACACCCGACCACCGGACGAGCCGGGCGCACGCCCGATCGTCGATGTCGGGACGGGCGACGACCTGTCCGGATACGAGTTCGGCTCGGTCGTCGTCAACAGCGTCGGGACCGGGGGGGCCGCGACGAAGGCCTCCGCGGCCAAGCTCGCCGCAGCGTCGGGGATCGCCACCCTGGTGACGAGCGCCGATCTCGTGCAGGCCGCTCTCGCCGGCGACCAGGTCGGCACATTCTTCGTTCCGCAGCCCGTGCGGACGCCCGTGCCGACCGGCGCCATCCGTACGACCGCGTGA
- the rsfS gene encoding ribosome silencing factor encodes MLQIAAAAADSKGAEDLVALDVSEPLPLVDIFLLATGRSERNVAAIADEVEQKLLEAGHKRLRREGRQEARWVLLDFGDLVVHVFHEEERMFYGLERLWKDCPVVPIELPAHVGEADAARGSSHR; translated from the coding sequence ATGCTCCAGATCGCCGCGGCGGCCGCGGACTCGAAGGGCGCCGAAGACCTCGTCGCCCTCGATGTGTCCGAGCCGTTGCCCCTCGTCGACATCTTCCTGCTCGCCACCGGGCGCAGCGAGCGCAACGTCGCGGCCATCGCCGACGAGGTCGAGCAGAAGCTGCTCGAAGCGGGACACAAGCGACTCCGTCGCGAGGGCCGCCAGGAGGCGCGCTGGGTGCTGCTGGATTTCGGCGACCTGGTCGTCCACGTGTTCCACGAGGAGGAGCGCATGTTCTACGGCCTCGAGAGGCTGTGGAAGGACTGCCCCGTCGTCCCCATCGAGCTGCCCGCCCACGTCGGCGAGGCGGACGCCGCCCGTGGTTCGAGTCACCGGTGA
- the nadD gene encoding nicotinate-nucleotide adenylyltransferase: protein MGSARPPRIGVMGGTFDPIHHGHLVAASEVAQSFDLDEVVFVPTGNPWQKTRVSDSEHRYLMTVIATASNPQFTVSRVDITRSGPTYTIDTLRDLKSQRPDAQLFFITGADAIAQILSWRDHDELWDLAHFVAVSRPGHVLDTAGLPTEDVSQLQIPALAISSTDCRERVRRGHPVWYLVPDGVVQYIAKHHLYRSKE, encoded by the coding sequence ATGGGCTCGGCGCGTCCCCCGAGGATCGGGGTGATGGGGGGGACTTTCGATCCCATCCACCACGGCCACCTCGTCGCGGCCAGCGAAGTGGCGCAGTCCTTCGACCTCGACGAGGTCGTTTTCGTGCCGACAGGAAACCCCTGGCAGAAGACGCGGGTCAGCGACAGCGAGCACCGCTACCTGATGACCGTGATCGCCACCGCGTCCAATCCGCAGTTCACCGTCAGTCGCGTCGACATCACCCGCTCGGGTCCGACCTACACCATCGACACGCTGCGCGATCTGAAGAGTCAACGCCCCGATGCGCAACTGTTCTTCATCACCGGGGCGGACGCCATAGCGCAAATTCTCAGTTGGAGGGACCATGATGAGCTGTGGGATCTCGCCCACTTCGTCGCTGTCTCTCGTCCCGGCCACGTGCTCGACACCGCGGGACTGCCGACCGAAGACGTGAGCCAGCTGCAGATCCCCGCGCTCGCCATCTCGTCGACCGATTGCCGAGAGCGCGTTCGTCGAGGCCACCCGGTGTGGTATCTCGTGCCGGACGGCGTCGTGCAATACATTGCCAAGCATCACCTCTACCGGAGCAAGGAATGA
- the obgE gene encoding GTPase ObgE — MVTFVDQVTLHLRAGKGGNGCVSVRREKFKPLAGPDGGNGGHGGDIILVADPQVTTLLSYHHSPHRSAGNGGFGMGDHRSGAAGESLELAVPVGTVVKEPSGETLVDMIEAGMRFIVAPGGRGGLGNASLASPKRKAPGFALLGTPGWEGDVVLELKTVADVALVGFPSAGKSSLIAAVSAARPKIADYPFTTLHPNLGVVQAGDVRYTVADVPGLIEGASEGRGLGLEFLRHVERCTALVHVLDCATLDPGRDPLTDLDVILAELAAYPVPDDQVPLLERPQLVALNKVDVPEAKDLAELVRPELEARGFWVFEISTVSREGLRPLTFALGEVIAAHRVAKASQPPVERVVIRPKGSDADFTVRVEGGTYGPVYRILGEKPVRWVQQTDFQNEEAVGFLADRLDRLGVEDELYRVGATAGATVVIGEGESVVFDWQPSLSSAAELIAAPRGTDPRFDQSTRRTTSQRRERYHERMDAKAQARADLETERRAERQAPGESE, encoded by the coding sequence ATGGTCACCTTCGTCGACCAGGTGACGCTGCACCTGCGCGCGGGCAAGGGAGGCAACGGCTGCGTCTCGGTCCGGCGCGAGAAGTTCAAGCCCCTCGCCGGTCCGGACGGCGGCAACGGCGGTCACGGCGGTGACATCATCCTCGTGGCCGACCCGCAAGTCACGACGCTGCTGTCGTACCACCACTCTCCCCACCGCAGCGCAGGCAACGGCGGGTTCGGGATGGGAGATCACCGCTCCGGTGCCGCCGGTGAGTCCCTCGAACTCGCCGTCCCGGTCGGGACCGTGGTGAAGGAACCCTCGGGCGAGACCCTCGTCGACATGATCGAGGCGGGGATGCGGTTCATCGTCGCTCCCGGCGGTCGCGGCGGCCTGGGCAACGCGTCACTGGCCTCGCCGAAGCGCAAGGCGCCCGGCTTCGCGCTGCTGGGCACCCCCGGGTGGGAGGGCGATGTCGTCCTCGAGCTGAAGACCGTCGCCGACGTCGCACTGGTCGGATTCCCCTCCGCCGGCAAGTCCAGTCTCATCGCTGCGGTCTCGGCGGCGCGACCGAAGATCGCCGACTATCCGTTCACGACGCTGCATCCGAATCTCGGCGTGGTGCAGGCCGGCGACGTCCGTTACACCGTCGCCGACGTCCCCGGTCTCATCGAAGGCGCCAGCGAGGGCCGCGGCCTCGGACTGGAGTTCCTCCGCCACGTCGAGCGGTGCACCGCGCTCGTGCACGTCCTGGACTGCGCGACCCTCGACCCGGGACGGGACCCGCTGACCGACCTCGACGTGATCCTCGCCGAACTCGCGGCCTACCCTGTTCCCGACGATCAGGTCCCGCTGTTGGAGCGTCCGCAGCTCGTCGCTCTGAACAAGGTCGACGTGCCCGAGGCGAAGGACCTCGCCGAGCTCGTCCGTCCCGAGCTCGAGGCGCGCGGGTTCTGGGTGTTCGAGATCTCCACCGTGTCCCGCGAGGGTCTGCGGCCGCTCACCTTCGCGCTCGGCGAGGTGATCGCCGCGCACCGCGTCGCGAAGGCGTCGCAGCCGCCCGTCGAACGGGTCGTCATCCGTCCCAAGGGATCGGATGCCGACTTCACCGTGCGCGTGGAGGGGGGCACCTACGGTCCGGTCTACCGGATCCTCGGTGAGAAGCCGGTGCGCTGGGTGCAGCAGACGGACTTCCAGAACGAAGAGGCCGTCGGCTTCCTCGCCGACCGCCTCGACCGACTCGGTGTCGAGGACGAGCTGTATCGGGTCGGCGCGACCGCCGGCGCGACCGTGGTCATCGGCGAGGGGGAGAGCGTGGTCTTCGACTGGCAGCCCTCGCTGAGTTCCGCCGCCGAGCTCATCGCCGCACCCCGCGGCACCGACCCACGGTTCGATCAGAGCACCCGTCGCACCACCTCCCAGCGACGCGAGCGCTATCACGAGCGGATGGACGCCAAGGCGCAGGCGCGCGCCGACCTCGAGACCGAACGCCGAGCAGAACGGCAGGCTCCCGGGGAGTCCGAGTGA